A genomic segment from Malus domestica chromosome 05, GDT2T_hap1 encodes:
- the LOC103434892 gene encoding protein DOG1-like 4: MRSQVEQRFSEFFERWVFQLEQLQQQLLKLSEETRQNEAELRALVSKATNLHKEYYTVKWAAARDDVLAFFCPVWSSPLENAYSWVTGWKPSMLFQLVESLKKTRLVSMSEEQVRKVEQLRQKMRYEEDKVEREMERQQVAMADRRMVELARLATRARNGEAAAELEGLVNVAMKVMLSGLEGVMKAADCVRLKTLKGLLDLLSPLQSVELLAATCMLQIKLREWGGRNVTKIKCSP; the protein is encoded by the coding sequence ATGAGATCCCAGGTGGAGCAGAGGTTCTCTGAGTTTTTCGAGAGGTGGGTTTTTCAGCTCGAGCAGCTCCAGCAGCAACTTCTCAAGTTGTCGGAGGAGACGCGGCAGAACGAGGCGGAGCTTCGGGCTTTGGTGTCGAAAGCCACCAACCTTCACAAGGAGTATTACACCGTGAAGTGGGCTGCTGCTCGGGATGACGTCCTGGCCTTCTTCTGCCCTGTTTGGTCAAGCCCTTTGGAGAATGCGTATTCCTGGGTCACGGGGTGGAAGCCATCAATGCTGTTCCAGCTCGTCGAGTCGCTGAAGAAGACGAGGCTGGTTTCCATGTCGGAGGAGCAGGTGAGGAAGGTTGAGCAGCTGAGGCAGAAGATGAGGTACGAGGAGGATAAGGTGGAGAGGGAAATGGAGAGGCAGCAGGTGGCGATGGCGGACAGGAGGATGGTGGAATTGGCCCGGCTGGCGACCCGGGCGAGGAACGGGGAAGCGGCGGCGGAGCTAGAGGGGCTGGTGAATGTGGCGATGAAGGTGATGCTGAGTGGGTTGGAGGGGGTGATGAAGGCGGCGGATTGTGTGAGGCTCAAGACATTGAAGGGGTTGTTGGATTTGCTGAGTCCATTGCAGAGTGTGGAGTTGTTGGCTGCTACTTGCATGTTGCAGATTAAGTTGAGGGAATGGGGAGGAAGAAATGTGACCAAAATCAAATGCTCTCCTTAA
- the LOC103434893 gene encoding protein MALE DISCOVERER 1-like isoform X2 produces MGDGWNPLGFRLLSLLVLILVVSFRGCWCLNDEGLILLSFRENIKFDPFGALENWSPNDGDPCLWNGVHCVDGKVHMLNLTDFSLEGTLVPELWKLNHLRSLVLYKNRLSGVIPKEIGGLTRLELLDLRNNNLNGMIPVELGSMLSLKCLLLCDNRFEGTIPLELTRLSSLCELQFDDYLSSSETTGFGCVNRKFGHCIWQSNLEHVNTVESLVLFLKGAFKNYLNYLSLPRYRKDPLPIDGDNCCDSLSSWFESHMAFARRRLLAQASNLPAVPVTDTEPTGQVIALPTTRSSGAFPAVPKDKKKNSPPPAPAPQPSPEPHEASKHDGQSSQKLIGNMWKYLIIGFSVLILLLVLMAMVFMCRSQVAKTVGPWKTGLSGQLQKAFISGVPKLNRSELETACEDFSNIISTLEGCIVYKGTLSSGVEIAVASTTISSLKDWSKLAENCYRKKIDVLSRVNHKNFVNLIGYCEEDEPFTRMMVFEYAPNGNLFEHLHIEEMEHLDWNSRIRIVMGTAYCLQYMHHELNPPVSHPNLTSASIFLTDDYAAKIAEICFWAESIRKPKNSGDDDKEHSVLPPLADPETNVYSFGVMLLEIITGKLQNSEEHGSLLYWASAYLNENRSDMVDPTLKSFKNEELDVLCEVIKDCIQEDPRQRPTMKDVTNKLREVIPITPNQAVPRLSPLWWAELEILSVEAT; encoded by the exons ATGGGGGATGGATGGAACCCTCTCGGGTTCCGGTTGCTATCTCTCCTGGTTTTGATTCTTGTTGTGAGTTTTCGGGGCTGTTGGTGTCTCAATGATGAAG GATTGATTCTGTTGTCATTCCGTGAAAATATCAAGTTCGATCCTTTTGGTGCTTTGGAGAATTGGAGTCCTAACGATGGCGATCCTTGCCTGTGGAATGGTGTTCATTGTGTGGACGGTAAAGTGCATATGCT GAATCTGACGGATTTTTCTCTGGAAGGGACATTGGTACCTGAACTTTGGAAACTTAATCACTTACGATCTCT TGTGTTATACAAGAATCGCTTATCTGGTGTAATTCCTAAAGAGATTGGGGGGCTCACAAGGTTGGAGCTACTGGATTTGAGGAACAATAACTTGAATGGGATGATTCCAGTTGAGTTAGGCAGTATGCTGTCACTGAAATGCTT GTTGCTTTGTGACAATAGATTCGAAGGCACCATTCCTCTAGAGCTCACTCGTCTCAGCTCGCTCTGCGAATTGCAATTTGATGATTACCTTTCATCTAGTGAAACCACTGGATTTGGCTGTGTGAACAGAAAGTTTGGCCATTG CATCTGGCAGAGCAATTTAGAACATGTGAATACTGTGGAATCCTTGGTATTATTTCTTAAAGGAGCTTTTAAGAACTATCTCAACTACTTGTCACTGCCTCG TTACAGAAAGGATCCTCTGCCAATTGATGGAGATAATTGCTGTGATAGTTTATCTA GTTGGTTTGAGTCGCACATGGCCTTTGCTCGCCGTAGACTACTTGCACAAGCCAGTAACCTACCAGCTGTACCCGTTACTGATACGGAACCAACTGGACAGGTCATTGCTCTTCCAACTACCCGAAGTAGTGGTGCTTTCCCAGCCGTGccaaaagataaaaagaaaaattctccTCCGCCTGCACCTGCACCGCAGCCTTCGCCTGAACCTCATGAGGCTTCAAAACATGATGGACAATCTTCCCAaaaattaattggcaatatgTGGAAGTATCTCATTATTGGTTTCAGTGTGCTTATCTTGCTCCTTGTTCTTATGGCCATGGTCTTCATGTGTCGAAGCCAAGTGGCTAAAACTGTAGGTCCCTGGAAGACTGGATTGAGTGGACAGTTGCAGAAAGCATTTATATCAG GAGTTCCCAAGTTGAACCGATCAGAACTGGAAACCGCATGTGAAGATTTCAGTAACATTATTAGCACACTTGAAGGTTGTATTGTGTACAAGGGAACACTGTCCAGTGGAGTTGAGATTGCTGTTGCATCAACTACAATATCGTCTTTGAAAGACTGGTCCAAGCTTGCAGAGAATTGTTACCGGAAAAAG ATTGACGTACTGTCACGCGTGAATCATAAGAACTTTGTCAATCTTATTGGCTACTGTGAGGAGGATGAGCCTTTTACTAGGATGATGGTGTTTGAGTATGCTCCAAATGGAAATCTCTTTGAGCATCTGCATA TTGAAGAAATGGAACATCTGGATTGGAATTCGAGGATTAGGATCGTTATGGGAACTGCTTATTGTCTTCAGTACATGCACCATGAGCTAAATCCACCTGTGTCACATCCTAACCTGACCTCGGCTTCTATCTTTTTGACGGATGATTACGCTGCTAAG ATTGCGGAGATCTGTTTCTGGGCAGAATCAATACGAAAGCCTAAGAATTCCGGTGATGATGATAAGGAGCATTCGGTATTGCCACCCCTTGCTGATCCAGAAACAAACGTCTACAGTTTCGGAGTAATGCTGCTTGAAATCATCACCGGGAAGCTCCAAAACTCAGAAGAACATGGGTCCCTTCTATACTGG GCCTCTGCATATCTGAACGAGAATCGAAGCGACATGGTGGATCCAACCCTCAAGTCGTTCAAAAACGAAGAGCTGGATGTCCTGTGCGAGGTCATCAAAGATTGCATCCAAGAAGATCCAAGGCAGAGACCAACAATGAAGGATGTGACTAACAAACTGAGGGAAGTGATCCCCATCACTCCCAACCAAGCAGTCCCCAGACTCTCTCCCCTCTGGTGGGCGGAACTCGAGATCTTATCGGTCGAGGCGACGTAA
- the LOC103408874 gene encoding CBL-interacting serine/threonine-protein kinase 12-like isoform X1 — translation MADLKPKTTDNGSTSTPSSPTTATSPTRTTSKSKNCPALLLGRFEIGKLLGHGTFAKVYLAKNVKTNESVAIKVIDKEKILKGGLIAHIKREISILRRVRHPNIVQLFEVMATKAKIYFVMEYVRGGELFNKVAKGRLKEEVARKYFQQLVSAVGFCHARGVYHRDLKPENLLLDENGDLKVSDFGLSAVSDEIRQDGLFHTFCGTPAYVAPEVLGRKGYDAAKVDIWSCGVVLFVLMAGYLPFHDQNVMAMYKKIYKGEFRCPRWFSAELVRLLSRLLDTNPESRITIPDVMENRWFKKGFKHIKFYIDHDDRLCNVVDDDEEDRFSDVSSVSDCMSESEAEFETRRKITSLPRPASLNAFDIISFAPGFDLSGLFEERGEEPRFVSGAPVSTIISKLEEIAKVVSFSVRKKDCRVSLEGSREGVKGPLTIAAEIFELTPKLVVLEVKKKAGDRAEYEQFCNTELRPGLQNLMIEESAAGATAAAPAPAPYLPSDTE, via the coding sequence ATGGCAGACctcaaacccaaaaccaccGACAACGGCAGCACTTCCACCCCCTCAAGCCCAACCACCGCCACATCTCCCACCCGCACGACCAGCAAATCCAAAAACTGCCCTGCTCTGCTTCTGGGTCGCTTCGAAATCGGCAAACTCCTCGGCCATGGCACCTTCGCCAAAGTATACCTCGCCAAAAACGTCAAAACCAACGAGAGCGTCGCAATCAAAGTCATCGACAAGGAGAAGATCCTCAAGGGCGGTTTGATCGCTCACATAAAGCGGGAGATCTCGATCCTCCGCCGCGTTCGCCACCCGAACATCGTCCAGCTTTTCGAGGTCATGGCCACGAAAGCCAAGATCTATTTCGTGATGGAATACGTCCGCGGCGGCGAGCTCTTTAACAAGGTCGCAAAGGGCCGGCTGAAGGAGGAAGTGGCGAGGAAGTACTTCCAGCAGCTAGTCTCCGCCGTCGGATTCTGCCACGCCCGCGGCGTCTATCACCGCGATTTGAAGCCGGAGAACCTATTGCTCGACGAGAACGGAGACCTCAAGGTTTCCGATTTTGGGTTGAGCGCGGTTTCTGATGAAATTCGACAAGATGGTCTCTTTCACACGTTTTGCGGCACGCCGGCGTACGTCGCCCCGGAGGTTTTGGGCCGGAAAGGGTACGACGCCGCGAAGGTGGATATTTGGTCTTGTGGGGTTGTTTTGTTTGTGCTCATGGCTGGATATTTACCCTTCCATGACCAGAATGTTATGGCGATGTACAAGAAGATCTACAAAGGCGAATTTCGATGCCCCAGATGGTTCAGTGCCGAGCTTGTTAGGCTTCTATCCCGCCTTCTCGACACTAATCCGGAGTCGAGGATTACAATCCCGGATGTTATGGAGAATCGGTGGTTTAAAAAGGGTTTTAAGCACATCAAGTTTTACATTGATCACGATGATCGGCTCTGCAATGttgttgatgatgatgaggagGACAGGTTTAGTGATGTGAGCTCTGTTTCAGATTGTATGTCGGAATCTGAGGCGGAGTTTGAGACCAGAAGAAAGATTACATCTTTACCCAGACCGGCTAGCCTGAATGCGTTTGATATAATCTCGTTTGCCCCCGGGTTTGATTTGTCCGGGTTGTTTGAGGAGCGGGGAGAGGAGCCGAGGTTTGTGTCGGGCGCCCCTGTTTCGACCATCATATCGAAATTGGAGGAGATTGCGAAAGTCGTGAGCTTTTCGGTGAGGAAGAAGGATTGCAGAGTGAGCTTGGAAGGGTCTAGGGAAGGTGTTAAGGGGCCATTGACAATTGCGGCTGAGATATTCGAACTTACGCCTAAGTTGGTGGTGTTGGAggttaagaagaaagcaggggaCAGAGCTGAGTACGAGCAGTTTTGTAATACCGAATTGAGACCGGGGTTGCAGAACTTGATGATTGAGGAGAGTGCTGCTGGTGCTACCGCTGCTGCTCCCGCTCCCGCTCCTTATCTACCTTCGGATACTGAATAG
- the LOC103434893 gene encoding protein MALE DISCOVERER 1-like isoform X1 has protein sequence MGDGWNPLGFRLLSLLVLILVVSFRGCWCLNDEGLILLSFRENIKFDPFGALENWSPNDGDPCLWNGVHCVDGKVHMLNLTDFSLEGTLVPELWKLNHLRSLVLYKNRLSGVIPKEIGGLTRLELLDLRNNNLNGMIPVELGSMLSLKCLLLCDNRFEGTIPLELTRLSSLCELQFDDYLSSSETTGFGCVNRKFGHCIWQSNLEHVNTVESLVLFLKGAFKNYLNYLSLPRFSYRKDPLPIDGDNCCDSLSSWFESHMAFARRRLLAQASNLPAVPVTDTEPTGQVIALPTTRSSGAFPAVPKDKKKNSPPPAPAPQPSPEPHEASKHDGQSSQKLIGNMWKYLIIGFSVLILLLVLMAMVFMCRSQVAKTVGPWKTGLSGQLQKAFISGVPKLNRSELETACEDFSNIISTLEGCIVYKGTLSSGVEIAVASTTISSLKDWSKLAENCYRKKIDVLSRVNHKNFVNLIGYCEEDEPFTRMMVFEYAPNGNLFEHLHIEEMEHLDWNSRIRIVMGTAYCLQYMHHELNPPVSHPNLTSASIFLTDDYAAKIAEICFWAESIRKPKNSGDDDKEHSVLPPLADPETNVYSFGVMLLEIITGKLQNSEEHGSLLYWASAYLNENRSDMVDPTLKSFKNEELDVLCEVIKDCIQEDPRQRPTMKDVTNKLREVIPITPNQAVPRLSPLWWAELEILSVEAT, from the exons ATGGGGGATGGATGGAACCCTCTCGGGTTCCGGTTGCTATCTCTCCTGGTTTTGATTCTTGTTGTGAGTTTTCGGGGCTGTTGGTGTCTCAATGATGAAG GATTGATTCTGTTGTCATTCCGTGAAAATATCAAGTTCGATCCTTTTGGTGCTTTGGAGAATTGGAGTCCTAACGATGGCGATCCTTGCCTGTGGAATGGTGTTCATTGTGTGGACGGTAAAGTGCATATGCT GAATCTGACGGATTTTTCTCTGGAAGGGACATTGGTACCTGAACTTTGGAAACTTAATCACTTACGATCTCT TGTGTTATACAAGAATCGCTTATCTGGTGTAATTCCTAAAGAGATTGGGGGGCTCACAAGGTTGGAGCTACTGGATTTGAGGAACAATAACTTGAATGGGATGATTCCAGTTGAGTTAGGCAGTATGCTGTCACTGAAATGCTT GTTGCTTTGTGACAATAGATTCGAAGGCACCATTCCTCTAGAGCTCACTCGTCTCAGCTCGCTCTGCGAATTGCAATTTGATGATTACCTTTCATCTAGTGAAACCACTGGATTTGGCTGTGTGAACAGAAAGTTTGGCCATTG CATCTGGCAGAGCAATTTAGAACATGTGAATACTGTGGAATCCTTGGTATTATTTCTTAAAGGAGCTTTTAAGAACTATCTCAACTACTTGTCACTGCCTCG GTTCAGTTACAGAAAGGATCCTCTGCCAATTGATGGAGATAATTGCTGTGATAGTTTATCTA GTTGGTTTGAGTCGCACATGGCCTTTGCTCGCCGTAGACTACTTGCACAAGCCAGTAACCTACCAGCTGTACCCGTTACTGATACGGAACCAACTGGACAGGTCATTGCTCTTCCAACTACCCGAAGTAGTGGTGCTTTCCCAGCCGTGccaaaagataaaaagaaaaattctccTCCGCCTGCACCTGCACCGCAGCCTTCGCCTGAACCTCATGAGGCTTCAAAACATGATGGACAATCTTCCCAaaaattaattggcaatatgTGGAAGTATCTCATTATTGGTTTCAGTGTGCTTATCTTGCTCCTTGTTCTTATGGCCATGGTCTTCATGTGTCGAAGCCAAGTGGCTAAAACTGTAGGTCCCTGGAAGACTGGATTGAGTGGACAGTTGCAGAAAGCATTTATATCAG GAGTTCCCAAGTTGAACCGATCAGAACTGGAAACCGCATGTGAAGATTTCAGTAACATTATTAGCACACTTGAAGGTTGTATTGTGTACAAGGGAACACTGTCCAGTGGAGTTGAGATTGCTGTTGCATCAACTACAATATCGTCTTTGAAAGACTGGTCCAAGCTTGCAGAGAATTGTTACCGGAAAAAG ATTGACGTACTGTCACGCGTGAATCATAAGAACTTTGTCAATCTTATTGGCTACTGTGAGGAGGATGAGCCTTTTACTAGGATGATGGTGTTTGAGTATGCTCCAAATGGAAATCTCTTTGAGCATCTGCATA TTGAAGAAATGGAACATCTGGATTGGAATTCGAGGATTAGGATCGTTATGGGAACTGCTTATTGTCTTCAGTACATGCACCATGAGCTAAATCCACCTGTGTCACATCCTAACCTGACCTCGGCTTCTATCTTTTTGACGGATGATTACGCTGCTAAG ATTGCGGAGATCTGTTTCTGGGCAGAATCAATACGAAAGCCTAAGAATTCCGGTGATGATGATAAGGAGCATTCGGTATTGCCACCCCTTGCTGATCCAGAAACAAACGTCTACAGTTTCGGAGTAATGCTGCTTGAAATCATCACCGGGAAGCTCCAAAACTCAGAAGAACATGGGTCCCTTCTATACTGG GCCTCTGCATATCTGAACGAGAATCGAAGCGACATGGTGGATCCAACCCTCAAGTCGTTCAAAAACGAAGAGCTGGATGTCCTGTGCGAGGTCATCAAAGATTGCATCCAAGAAGATCCAAGGCAGAGACCAACAATGAAGGATGTGACTAACAAACTGAGGGAAGTGATCCCCATCACTCCCAACCAAGCAGTCCCCAGACTCTCTCCCCTCTGGTGGGCGGAACTCGAGATCTTATCGGTCGAGGCGACGTAA
- the LOC103434891 gene encoding CBL-interacting protein kinase 5, with amino-acid sequence MEVKKGNILMHKYEVGRLLGKGTFAKVYHARNLKSGQSVAIKIIDKEKVQKVGLIDQIKREISVMRLVRHPNVVQLFEVMASKTKIYFAMEYVRGGELFNKVAKGKLKEDVARKYFQQLIGAVDYCHSRGVYHRDIKPENLLVDENGNLKVSDFGLSALWESRGQDGLLHTTCGTPAYVAPEVINKKGYDGAKADTWSCGVVLFVLLAAFLPFHDTNLMEMYRKISRGDFRSPQWFPPEVRKLLSRILDPNPSSRISVDKIMENSWFKKGFKQIEASLAPPCDPNTSIRDVHEAFASTNHSAEESSNKNSSGAGTSPMRPTCFNAFDIISLSPGFDLSGLFENDMNHRPQERFMSTQPAATIVSKFEAIAQTERFKCLKKDGTLKLQGSKEGRKGQLGIDAEIFEVTPSFYVVEMKKTAGDTLEYMEFCDNGLKPSLKDIVWTWQGTEQQQQPPLVVAPEVVS; translated from the coding sequence ATGGAGGTGAAAAAAGGAAACATATTGATGCACAAGTACGAGGTGGGACGGTTGCTTGGAAAAGGGACATTTGCCAAGGTTTACCATGCACGGAACCTGAAGTCCGGCCAGAGCGTTGCAATTAAGATAATCGACAAGGAGAAGGTGCAGAAGGTCGGATTGATTGATCAGATCAAGAGGGAAATCTCCGTGATGCGCCTTGTGAGGCACCCGAATGTGGTTCAGCTCTTTGAGGTTATGGCCAGCAAGACCAAGATTTATTTTGCCATGGAGTACGTGAGAGGCGGGGAGCTTTTCAACAAGGTTGCCAAAGGGAAGCTTAAGGAAGATGTGGCAAGAAAATACTTTCAGCAACTGATTGGGGCTGTCGATTACTGCCACAGTCGAGGGGTCTATCACCGCGACATCAAGCCAGAGAATCTCTTGGTGGACGAGAATGGAAACCTCAAAGTTTCGGATTTTGGATTAAGCGCATTGTGGGAGTCTAGGGGACAAGATGGCCTCCTCCACACCACGTGTGGTACGCCAGCGTATGTAGCACCAGAGGTAATAAACAAGAAAGGTTATGATGGCGCAAAGGCGGATACATGGTCTTGTGGGGTTGTCCTCTTTGTTCTGCTGGCCGCCTTCCTGCCATTCCATGACACCAATCTCATGGAAATGTATAGGAAAATCAGCAGAGGAGACTTCAGGAGCCCTCAGTGGTTTCCCCCAGAGGTACGTAAGCTTCTTTCGAGGATTCTCGATCCTAATCCAAGCTCAAGAATAAGTGTTGACAAGATCATGGAGAATAGTTGGTTCAAGAAGGGGTTTAAACAAATCGAAGCATCTTTAGCCCCTCCGTGTGATCCAAACACCTCAATCCGTGATGTCCATGAGGCTTTTGCATCAACAAATCATTCAGCTGAAGAAAGTTCCAACAAGAATTCTAGCGGAGCAGGAACAAGCCCCATGAGGCCAACATGTTTCAATGCGTTCGACATCATATCTCTCTCGCCAGGTTTTGACCTATCCGGTTTGTTTGAGAATGATATGAATCACAGACCGCAGGAGCGATTCATGAGCACACAACCAGCCGCGACAAttgtttcaaaatttgaagCCATAGCACAGACGGAGAGGTTCAAATGCCTGAAAAAAGACGGAACCCTTAAACTACAGGGtagcaaggaaggaaggaaagggCAGCTAGGCATCGATGCTGAGATTTTCGAGGTCACACCTTCATTTTATGTcgtggagatgaagaaaacgGCTGGGGACACATTGGAATACATGGAGTTCTGTGACAATGGCTTGAAGCCCTCTCTTAAGGATATAGTATGGACTTGGCAAGGAACCGAGCAGCAACAGCAACCGCCGCTAGTAGTAGCACCTGAAGTCGTTTCTTAG